One part of the Moorena sp. SIOASIH genome encodes these proteins:
- a CDS encoding helix-turn-helix domain-containing protein — translation MMISTAQAAELLGISATRVRFLLSKGRVKGAYKVGRTWVIPLFDGMPVVTPGTRGPKRNWSKRTNYTKAVIHVNQKVIRQNHNTGERNPVITVKRGSKNTYGHTVEVNGPCRVMYRPDNPLHCGARVWIETISDFKVS, via the coding sequence ATGATGATTTCTACCGCACAAGCCGCTGAATTACTAGGTATCTCTGCCACTCGCGTCCGTTTCCTGTTGAGCAAGGGCAGAGTTAAAGGAGCTTATAAGGTCGGTAGAACTTGGGTGATTCCCTTATTTGATGGCATGCCCGTGGTTACCCCTGGCACTCGTGGACCAAAGCGGAATTGGTCAAAGCGTACAAATTACACTAAAGCTGTGATCCACGTGAACCAGAAAGTGATTCGCCAAAATCACAACACCGGCGAACGGAATCCGGTGATTACCGTAAAACGAGGCTCTAAAAACACTTACGGTCATACCGTAGAAGTCAATGGCCCTTGTCGGGTCATGTATCGCCCGGATAATCCCCTACACTGTGGAGCACGGGTATGGATTGAGACGATTTCTGACTTTAAGGTGAGCTGA